GGGCCGGGAGGGATAGGAAAAACTCAGATTGTTGAATTCGATGTCGCCACGAATCTTTTCGGGCAACGCCCGGGATGCGGTGATTTGCATGGGGATCTCACTGGGCGTCTGTAACAGTTCAAAGATCCGCGCCGCCGCCCCGGCCGCTCGCTGCAACTCGCCAATCACCTCGCTGATCGCTCCTGCCGCCAGCCCCACCAGCAGGCTGTAGAACACAAACGCCGCCAGTTCCCCGGGGCTGGTACGCCCGGAAATCACATCCAGCCCGCCAATCCAGATCACCACCCCGATGGCGCCCATCACCAGGGTAATGGCAATAGTTGTCAACCAGGCCCGCTGGCGAATCCGCACCCGTGCAATGTCGAAGGCATTCTCCGCCACACGGGCAAAGAACCGGCGGTCATGGGGTTGATGATTGAACGCCTGCACCGTCTTGATCTGGGTAAGGTTTTCACCCACGTAACTGCCCACTTCCGCAACCCGGTCCTGGCTCAGCCTGGAAAGCTGCCTGACACGACGCCCGTAGACCAGGATCGGAATGATCACCAGCGGAAAGCCCAGGATGATAATGCTGGCCAGCTTGGCATTGGTGACAAACAGCAGAATCAGCCCACCTACCAGCATCAGCGTGTTGCGCAAGGCAATGGATACCGTGGAGCCGATCACGGACTGCAGCACGGTGGTATCGGCCGTAAACCGAGACTGAATCTCCAGGCTGCGGTTTTTCTCATAGAAGCCTGGGTGAAGGTCAATCAGGTGATTGAACACCTGCTTGCGAATATCGGCCACTACCCGTTCGCCGATCCAGGACACGAGGTAGAATCGAGCGAAGGACCCGATTGCCAGCCCGATCACCAGTACAAAAAATAGCCCTACAGCTCTGGACAACATGGCTGGAGACTGCGTGGCAAGGCCCTGGTCCACAAGAATCCGCAGCCCCTGGCCAAGGCCAAGCGTGATTCCAGCCGTAATTACCAGGGCTATGAGGGCACCTGCAACGGCCCTGCGGTAGGGACTGATGAAATTGACGACCAGTTTCAGGGCCTTGCGATGACGGGTGTTGATGATGTGCCTCCAGTTTGGCAGTACTGTAAACTTCGACAACTCCCAATTCTGACAGGAAAACCAATTGCGCGCCTACGCCGATAACGACTACCCCGCAGACCATAAACCGGACTGGAAAGTCATTTCTGGCCTCTGGCCTTATCTGGCGGAATTCC
Above is a genomic segment from Marinobacter panjinensis containing:
- a CDS encoding ABC transporter transmembrane domain-containing protein; the encoded protein is MKLVVNFISPYRRAVAGALIALVITAGITLGLGQGLRILVDQGLATQSPAMLSRAVGLFFVLVIGLAIGSFARFYLVSWIGERVVADIRKQVFNHLIDLHPGFYEKNRSLEIQSRFTADTTVLQSVIGSTVSIALRNTLMLVGGLILLFVTNAKLASIIILGFPLVIIPILVYGRRVRQLSRLSQDRVAEVGSYVGENLTQIKTVQAFNHQPHDRRFFARVAENAFDIARVRIRQRAWLTTIAITLVMGAIGVVIWIGGLDVISGRTSPGELAAFVFYSLLVGLAAGAISEVIGELQRAAGAAARIFELLQTPSEIPMQITASRALPEKIRGDIEFNNLSFSYPSRPDIQVLKDLSLSIRAGETVALVGPSGAGKSTLFDLLLRFYDPDTGQILIDDTDSRQVALDDLRRCFALVPQNPALFHGTIADNIRYARPDASDDAMVEAARIAHADEFIRKLPQGYETALGDTGLGLSGGQKQRLAIARALLADAPILLLDEATSALDAESEHLIQQAMPGLMSDRTTLVIAHRLATVRHADRIIVLEAGILQDIGKHDDLVARNPLYRRLAELQFREDMGSWST